Genomic segment of Malus domestica chromosome 15, GDT2T_hap1:
ACCTCCTATTAGTCTCTTATTCCGAACGGAACCACTCCAACCCACTGGAGACTCATCTTATGCTTCTGGTGCTATGACTATTATGAGGTTGTGCAAAACCTATCAGGGCAAGCTAGGCAGAATATGGTTGCCATTCTGGATGCTGTAGTCCACCCCCTTCTTTAACTGGTGTTTACTTGAATCCGTTTTCGTATCAGACCCTCAGTTACTAGCAGTGATTTTGGttaattatttgttattttcaACAGGGAATTGGGTTGGTCAAAATATAACAAGGAATTTGCAGCCATTGACACCAGAGACAACAGAAGATGTCGAGGACTTGCAATCAGTAGAATCCATGACAGTCCGTTGGGCCCTAGGATCAGGTACTTTTTTAGTTGGTCATTCATATAAACTTTGAGTCCCTGATTTCCTTACCTCTTTGTTTTGCTCACTCGATTGTGATTAAAATAGGCAATTCTCTCTTGCTCCGATGGTTATCTTTCGGGACCCTATCTTTGCTAATATTCGTTTAATTACTATAATCGAAAAAAGATAGAAAAGACGACCAACCATATGTATATGAAAATTTGACCAAGTTATAATGATAATGATGTATGGACATGGTTCAACATATTAAGTTGGATTGAATGGTccgttttcttttccttgggaAAGCAATTACTAACGCGCGGTTTTACACGGGGAGATACATGGAAGTGGGGAAGGAATGAGTTTAAGCATTGTACAAGCTGTAAATTTGTGGTGAAAGTCGaagatatatattaaaaaactgGGAATACAAGGCAAACTGGTAAAGGATGAGAGACCAAAGAGGTATGAATTTCCATGCTGCTGGATTTTTTTGAGTTAAGCTTTCATAGTCTTGTTTTCGGGTCCAATATGTATGGGGAGATTTGTGAGCTTGTGTAAAATCTTGTAGTTTTTACTTTCGGTTCTAATATGATGTGGATATAAAGGAACTCTCCAATGTTGGAAGTCAAACAGTCTCCAGCAACACAAACAAGAAGCTAACGACTAGATTTGAGTAAATAGGCTAACGACTAGTTTTCTCAAGCTAAAGACCAAGAGACAAATGAAGGGCTGAGATTGAAAATGTGCTGTAAGGCCTAGATTAGAGTAGTACAATGTTAGGTTGTGTTCCTTGTCTTATTCCTAAATTGAGATAAGAATGTTGACTGTAAAACCCTACTActctaataatatatatatatatatatatatatatatatatatatatataaatgaaatgaatgCTGCTGCAATGACAAGCAGCCATCACTCTTATTCTCATTCCCTTTTGCTCTTAATACCTgtttgggcctaaaaatattgttttggcccgagtttagaattgttctcggccCAGTGTTGGTTGGGCCTAGTTTAGAATTCTTCTCGGCCCAGAGGCCGTGTACAGGTGTCGTTGGGGGTTATCTAGCTTATGGGCCGCGCGGTCGAAGTTGGCCATATCCCATTGGGGAATTGGGGATGTGGATGAATCCTGTTATGAGAAGGAGTTTCAACAAGATCAGGATGCTGGAATTGAATACGGCATGATAACGAGTTATattcaaagtcctagtaggaaTAGGATTGGCCGAGATAAAGTTGGATCATGGAAAAGAGTTCTAATCTAGGAGTGATTGGGATTCAATATAGGTtggctgctataaatagggagggAAGACATCGAAACaaccccctccaattcaacacacaaactgccctgcgcaaactctcgctctacgcaaaacctctcaacaaccttgagatttttgttttcctttttcgccaacacatcttcagtttggataaacagcattgtgaaggcaaccggcaaacatcttcagtttggataaacagcactgttgtcgtagaatcagccgaccgtgaagcaccttcagtttggataaacagcattacgacaaggccgactggttatctatctaagtctcggtcgagaaggattttcgaatccttattggcagaggtcatctcgttagccttctcggcgaagcgagatgttacaagttactatacttgacacattgaacgccgagtcgtttatgattggttattcgcaattaggttttagagttcggtattttgacggccgaaccactttcacaatcaagacatacatttgttttgagtatttgtgtccctatactttggtgtcgattcgacgtgcttatactctcacgAACATAATTACCGTGATCGAATCCGGCGCcgatgatttgtgaacttcgcagaactagtagctttgtcttcaagctctagaacctgaaggccgagatgtgttccttccttggccgtagtcgcaagatcgagaagtcaaccgcgcacccaacgcaacatcaacaaattttactcctcggtcaagctcggccgacgagttggcacgccccacatacaaccgaaggacgtagttagtatactaattactcggcctgcgcgtcatgtaggcttggtagtttttaaggtcaacattttggcaagCTAAGTAGGACCcaatgctaaaactacgaagttcatgaccaTCGAGACATGattggtaaaaaagaaaacaaccatGGGAAGATCAGCGACTGATTTGCCAGTTTAGAGTCCTGGACAAGAGGTGTCACATGCATGAAATCCTATCGTCGCTGTGACCCTTGAGGTTGTAAGTGTGACACACCGAGAAAAAGAAGTGTGCCTCGGTGCCTAGCTTCGAAATACAGAAGTACCCGACCGAACCGCATGCGTTTTCATTGAAGGAATAGTAGAGGATTGCGAtgaagatggtggtgaaggctctGATCCTCCGACTAGGTCGTTTCTTTGAAGACGGCTTGACGAGCAATCTCGACAAGTTGACCAGACAGTGGGCCACAAAATGAACAGTTTGCTTCAAGTGATACAAAGCAATGGTCAGACCCAAACCAGATTGCTCGAACTAAGAGAAACATGTTGATCAGGCTCGGCAGCTTCCACTTAAAGGTAATTCCCTACAGGCCAAAGTAGTATCTACTCGACCCAAGGCGAATGACttagaaaaaaaggaaggattAAGTAGTAGGTCAGATGGATccgaccagagagtggaagCAACACCCGTTGATGTGACCGAGGTCTAGCAGATGATTGATTCGACCATGAAAAAGAggccgaagttccctaaattcatccacctgtatccagcttatgtggaaaagttcgaatatcctaaaggtttcaagattccagatttcagcctttttgctggagaatcatccttatcctcgttagaacatgtggctcgtttcactgcgcaatgcggagatgttaatagtgacTTTCACAAACTACGGTTGTTCAACTTTTCATTGACAGGCTCAACATTTgcatggtatatcaacctcctACCTAATTCAATCCAaagctgggaggagttggtcgagaaatttcatgaaCAGTTTTATCAgccagggatggaaatgtcagtttcttcattggctAGGATGGCTCAAGCCTCTGATGAGTCActaatggattatcttactagaTTTAAATCGGCCAGCAATTGGTGCCAAGTACCTCTCCCCGAAGTTGAATTTGTTGTGCTTGCTCTGAACGGGCTTAACGtggagtacaaaaagaaattcttgggggtaaACTTTggggatatgtatgaattagcctagcatgtcgagcaatatgattatttgctccgagaAGAGAAGATCTCGAAATCCCTATCTCTAGGaacgatttacaaaaatcccatGGTTAGTTAAGCATCGACTGAAGGTGAGGATTCTCAGTACATCAGCGTGGACGCAgccgagatagtaatagataaaccatacatttgcaaggcattgactcaaattaattccaaggatGCCAAAACCCGCTCGGCCATTCAAGAGACGGCGAAAACATCGAAagtttacacttttgatatcacAAAGGCCAAAgcaattttcaatcaattgttattagcaaagatcatcaaacttcggccagGGCATAATATTCCCAAGgctgaagagcttaaaggaaagacgTATTGCAACTATCATAACTCGACCAAGCATGCCACAAACAATTATGTTGTATTTCATGATGATATCCAGAGCTGGATTGACAATGGCAAGCTAAAGTTTCCTGAAAAATGAATGACGGTTGACAGAGATCAATTCCCTTCGACAACAGTTGGCATGGTAGATGCCCGTTTGCCCAAGAgcaaagggaaaaagaaagtcGGGTTTGCCCCAGTACAACACATCTTAAAGAAACATTCCTAGCCACGACTCAAGATCGACCTATTTTCCAATGCGCCACCTACCGGGTTTTCAGGACTGGCTATAGTTGAATCCATGTCAGATTCCAGCGAAGAAGAAAATGACGGGTCGATAGTTTTGTGCAGCAATTGTAAGGCATGCGTTGTATTAACCGAACCCAAGGAGAAACAGCCTTAAACTCAGACGCCGACGTCATGAGAGCAATCGATGACCACGACAGCACCTTCAAAGGAACCTAGTGAAGGCCAGCGCTAGAAAGTGTTTGATAGGCTCGGCCCCAAGAAACAGACGGACGACCCTACCTCGGTTAGACGGTGCCTTGATTTCGACGCACCATTTTATAACGAGGATTATTATTCACGTAATTCTAGTAGCTCAAGCTTATCAGCGAATCCAAAAACCTACAGGCTGCCTAAACCACGTGACTAATGTTGGTATAACTACAATTCTCCCATCGACATGTATACCGCACTTTCCAAATCTTAGAAACGTCGACGTCAGCGtatagattgcatggctcgaCGGCAGGCGGCCCAGATTATTTCGGCCACTTAATGGCAGCCGAAAGAGGCTGTGGGGAGCAGAGATGACCGGCCAACCCCAACAATCATGGCTGAGTTACAAGGGCAGAAGGAAACCAATCGCGACTTCGAAACTACCATCGAAGAGTCCGAGAAGCGCATCAAACTCCTCATTCGGCCTGAGGAGATGAAAGCTAGCTTCGAGCAATTTAAGAAAGAGGCCGAAAGCCAATTGTCCCCATTACCTTTGAAAGAGCCACTAATCAAAGTTCGGCAGAATCTGCACCCCTATTCCTTGGCGAATCTTTGGAATACATGAAAGAGTTTCACAAGAAATATTCTGCCAACGATTTGTATGGTTTACCTAAGGTGTGCCAAGAAGCTCTTGACCTGGCACTAACTTACCCCGATGCTAAACAAATCATCCAAAAAACCACTGATCCAGCAATGAAAGCTAGATTCTAGCACATACGCGAGGCTAAGGTTCTCGGCTTCGAGGTCGACCCATACACGAACATTGACATAGCCGAACTCTTTTTTTCTCTCGAAGACCTTCAACACCTtcgatatcacttcgaagttTTCTCGACCATATCCTTATTCGGTTTAACGGTCGATGAGAAAGATCAGGTGGCACGTCTGGACGCTTACCTAGATATAAGGGACGCCCAAATCGCTTATGAGGAACGAGCTCGTAAGACACTGCAGGAGTAAAATCAGACACCAGGCGCATGTAAGCCCGACGACAACAGTCAAAAGGACATAAGGTCGGATTACATGACACAAGAGCAAGAGCATGTTGAGACACACAATAATCAGGCTGATGATGCTCTAACACACTATGCTATAATCCTCACTAACTAGAAGACGACGACCAGGATCCAATGGGCCTTTCAGTCcttgaaaatatgaaaatcagCATGGTCCATGTTCTACCTACTGAATTCCAGCTGACTACACACCAACCAAGTTTCTTGGATGGCGATGTGGTCGCGGAGGAAGCAACACAAGTTGATTTCGTCACCACCACTAAAGATGAGTCAGCAAACAATGATGATAAACTTAAAACAGTCTTGGACATCTTGTTTCCCCGTCCCTCATCGGctaatcttcaacatttaaaGCCGTTGTATGTCACAACCCGCATTGAAGGTTACCCAATCTCTAAAATTTTCATCGATTGCAGGGCAACAGTCAATATCATACCTGTATCCATCATGAAAGCATTACGACGATCCAACGACGAACTCATTCCTTTAGGAATAACCATGAGTAGCTTTGTCGGTGACAAGTCTCAAACCAAAGGAGTACTCCTTCTAGAGGTAAACATTGCAGGTCACAATCACATGACCGTATTTTTTATCGTCGACTCCAAGACTGAATATAATGCTTTGCTTGGTAGGGATTGGATCCATCAAACGAATTGCATCCCTTCTTCTTTATACCAAGTTCTCATTTTTTGGGATGGCAAATCGGTCGTGGTCCACCCAGCTGATACTCAGCCATTtgaaaccaacatgattcagGCCCGTTAATATGATGATCACATTGGCTACATTACCCTACAGGGTTTTAATGAAGAtggacggccgactcggatcTTAGTCCAGAAAACCATCGAGGTAGGtgctgagattgtccaccaggattcggcaaGACTCGGCTTGGCCAACTTGACCCTACCACTGATGATTGATGTCAAAGGCGAGGGGCgtcgggccgcggtttcatccacgatggaacgcctgctggcccattggtatgctaTTTCCAAGCACCTACATTCGAGCATCAACTTAATTGAATTTTTGGCCGAAGAAGATAACGGCCCGGTATTGTCGTTGGATAAAGTTTAGGCCGCACCGGTCGAACTAGAAGACAGTCGACCTCAAATTAAGGACCCTTTAAAGGAAATAAATGTCAGAACGGTCGACGACCCTCGGTCGTTATTTATTAGTGCATTATTACCCCATACCATGAAAGTCGAACTTTGTCAATTACTCAAcgagtttaaagattgttttgcttggagttatcatgagaTGCCGGGCCTTGATCAGAATCTTGTTGAACATGAATTACGCATCAAAGCTGGTTGTAAGCCTTTTCGCCAGCCCACTCACCGGTTCTTGACCGAAGTACAGCTTAGCATAAAGGACGAACTAGTTCGACTTTTAAAAGATGGGTTTATTCGGACCGCTCGATATGTCAAGTGGCTGGCCAATATCATCCCGGTGCTAAAGAAAAATGGTTCCCTACACATCTGTATCAATTTTCATAATTTGAACCTGGTAATGCCCAAAGACGAGTACCCGATGCAGATCTCTGACTTGTTAATTGAGGCCGCAGCACATCACGATATcctatcctttatggatgggcaTGCCGGTTATAATCAGATTTTCATCACCGAGGTTGATATCCACAAGACTGCCTTTCGGTGTCCTGGGGCACTCGGCACATACAAATGGGTCGTCATGCCATTCGACCTCAAGAACGCCGGGGCTACATACCAACGAGCTATGAACACTattttccatgatttaattggtaccatcgtcgaagtctatATTGACGATGTGGTCATCAAATTAGCACGACGGCAGATGTATTTGGATGACCTCCGTCAGGCATTCCTGCGTATGCGCCGGCATAATCTGAAGATGAATCCCGCCAAATGTGCTTTCGACGTATCAGCAGGGAATTTTTTAGGCTTCCTCGTCCATCATTGTGGTATTGAGGTAGACGACAACAATGCTCGCGCATTCATTAATGCTTCACCACTGACGACTAAGAAACAATTACAGTTATTGCTCGGCAAGATCAACTTTCTCAGACGATTCATTGCTAACTCGGCTGGGAAAATGAAAGCCTTttccacgcttttgaaactcaaggactcTGACACATTCGAATGGCATGCCAAGCACCAAGAGGCATTCATGCAGATCAAAGTCTCTCTAACGACTCCACACGTCCTCGTTCCACTATGATGGGGTCAACCTCTTAAGCTATATATCTTAGCGGTCGAAGAATCCATCGATTGCCTTCTTGCACGTGATAATAACGCTGGGCGAGAACATGCCATTTTTTACCTTAGCCGAAACCTCAACCCACCAGAGATCAATTACTCTGCTATCGAGAAGCTatgtcttgttttattttttgccgCATCAaaactcagacattacatgctctCGTCAGTCACTCAGGTCATTGCCGAGACCGATGTTATTTGTTACATGCTTACTTGCTTGATCGTAAATGGCCGAATCGATAAGTGGATGCTGGCCCTTTTTGAATTCAGCTTGCAATATGTACCCCAAAAAGCTGTCAAAGGTCAAGCTCTAGCTGATTTTTTGGCCCACCACCCTTCCCCGTACGCATTCGGGGGCAATGCCGTTGACATCGGCCTGATACAAACACGTGATAATTATtggacgatgtactttgatGGTTTCAGTACTTCAGTCTCGGCTGGCGTTGGGATCGTTGTTCAATCCTCTACTCATAATCAttggtatttttctctcaagctcgATTTTGAATGTACAAATAATCAAGCCAAATACGAAGCCCTTGTTATCGGCCTCAGCGTGCTGCATGATTTGTGGGCAACTCATGTCCTTGTTCTTGATGACTCCGAACTtgtcattaatcaactcaatggGACTTTTcattgcatgagttgtactctggcacTTTACCACATgattgccagctatttggccgaatccTTCGACATAGTAACTTTCAAACATATTTCACGAGTTCATAGCATTGACGCCGATGAATTGGCTCAAATAGCTTCCGAAGCCCAACTCATGGGGGGCAAATTAGCTTGAGAAATACTTGTGTTACGACAAGTACATTTAGCCTTGATTAATCAACAAGTTCTCCAATGAGACTGCGTGATCCGTACACAGGTCATGTCTTTGCCGTCGTTGTTAGAACGTAAGGACATTATTGAGGTTTGTGCCGTCCAGGCATTACCAGACGATTGGAGAAGGATGATTATGCGATATATTGATAACCCTAACGAAAAACATAACGGACGGACAAGGGTCCATGCCACAAATTACGTGTTATACCAGAATGAGTTATATCGAAAGGTGAGGACAGGTTACTGTTGCAGTGCCTCGACCTGCAAAAAGCTGCTTAAGCAATGGTAGAAGTACACGAAGGAATTTGTGGAGCCCACCAATCTGGACGAAAAATACGTTGGCTACTTCGACGGCACGGCTATTTTTCGCCGAGTATTCTGAAGGATTGTATTGAGTACGCAAAAGGTTGTGTACAGtgtcaaatccatgggcctatagAGAGAGTATCTGCCAAATTATTACATTCGGTCACTAAACCATGGCCGTTCCGAGGATGGGCCATATATGTTATCGGTAAAATCACCCCATCTTCTGGTGCAGCCAAACATGCGTGGATACTTGTTGCAacggactacttcaccaaatgggttgAAGCCAAGTCATATGCCGAGCTAACGTCCAAGGAAGTTTGTAGTTTCGTTGAAGAAAACATTATGACTAGATTCGGTGTGCTAGAAACAATCATAACAGATAACGGTACGATTTTTAGATTCGACAGATTTAAGGACTATACGGCAAATCTAAAGATTCGACTTGAGCAATCTACGCCATACTACCCGCATGCGAATGGACAGGCCGAaacaagtaataaggtttttagtggtattcttgaaaagatgataaaagaaaggccAGACATATGACATTTAAGGATAAACGAAGCATTATGGGCTTATCGAACCTCTCCACGGACAGCCATTGAAACGACTCTGTACGCGTTGACTTATAGACACGACGCAATGTTGCCCGTCGAGCTAAGTGTAAACTCATTACGAATAATTGAACATAATAGTTTGTTCAGCGCCGAGTACAGTCAAGCCATGAGACAAGAGCTAGAAGATTTAGAAGATGCTCGACTTGATGCTTATAATTTATTAGTGGCTCAAAAAAAGATCGCCGATCATGCATATAATCAACGAGTTAGACAAAAAACGTTTGGCAAAGGAGAACTGGTTTGGTAAACCGTACTACCcgtaggaattaaagaccctAGGTTCGGTAAGTGGTCGCCGAATTAGGAAGGGCCATTCGTTATTCATAAAGTCCTCGGCAAGGGGGCATACCATCTTAAAGATCGAACCGGTATTATTCATAAGTTGCCAATCAATGgaaagtttttaaagaaatactatccagtCACATAGGAGATGCAAGGATAAAAGctcatttcatttcattaagTTCAATTCATTGGTcgattaatttacaataatcctAGGGTGATGAAGGAATAAGAGATTCAAGAACAGCCTTTAGCTCTAGCCATCTCACCTCGCCCATTGTGACCTCAGCTTGCTGATTCCTCTTGTCCATTTTTAGCTGCTCGACTCACTTCATGCCCGCCGCATATTCGGTCAGGCAAGATTTGCCGCCCGACTCAAAATCCTtcgcaagctcagaagcaattGTCGACCTACGATTTTGAAGTTCGGCAATTTGACAGTCAAGGTCAGCTAGGGTCTTCTTTTTTACCTTTAAAACTTTGACCTTCAGACGAAGAGTGTCTCGAACAGCTGTTGCAGCTTTCAAGTCATTGTCAGCCCAAAGAGCCTTCACGAAAATACTAAAATATTCTCGGGTCCGTTCTAAGGCGGACGACCTTGAATGATAGCTTCGGCACTCAGTTGACCGTCAACTCTGAGATCGTTCAGACATGCACCTACCGAATCAATGCCCTTGCGCTCGAGGACTTGCGAAGCTGAGAGAGACAAAAGCTTTTGCAACCGAACAAGAACAGTTGATTCGACGGGTTTAGTTGTAGTTGTCAAAGGACCAGCCACTCCCGAAGTGCTTGATAGAAGAGCATCaaactcgacttcccatgaaggttgCACACGAAAACAGTTTAGGCGCAAGGAAAATCATAAAAGAATGTAGCAAGGAGGATTTGTTTTAAACCTGTCGAGAGGAGACTTCGGCCATATCTTCAGGttcattgctcgaacctaaagagcTTAATGGCTGAGCCTAATGTTTCAGACTACTTTTTAATGCATGCggccgatgaaggttatctacatTCGATGGCCATTGAggtggccaagaaatatagatatcACCTTTCGGCGTATAAAATTTTCGGTGAAATGAATAAttgggcacctgacatttaatattttctcgGTTCAGACTTGTTATAACAAATTGACAAAAGAAAGTAATCAAGCCTTACAAAAGTCGAGGTCACTTCTTGAGAGGGGATGCTGAGATCTTGGTCCTGTGGGTGAATTGGAGTTTCTAACGTCGCTTCAGGTTCAACGATATGCCTCTTTCTGCGGTCGGCTACAGGAGGATTAACCTGATCGGTGTTCGCAACCACGGGGGGAGGATCAACGGAAATAGCTTAGGTTGGTCGAGAACGACTCGCCGGTGGAATCTCGTCACTCTCATCATCCTAAAACAAAAAGTATTAATACTTTTTTGACTTAACAAGTAAATGGATTTGACAGCATAATCATACATATTCCAAGATGACTGCCGAATGTTTTGGATTCTTAGGAAGATTCTTCCCAGTTGAAGGGGTTGTTCCCCCCAGTATAGGTACTCATGTCGACCCTGGAGTTGCAGGTGATTCGACCGATGGTACGGTAACTGGCTCAACCACGACCTTGGGGACTTCAGGTATTGGTCGAGCTTGGGTTGTCGGGCTAGCAGAAGAAGGCTGATTCTTCGCTGAAGCTTGAATAACAGAAGCAGGAAGAGAAACACTCGGAGCAGTTGTCCTAGTGGTGTGGCTAGAGATAACATGAATCTCCCGTGCTCCCTTCTTCGCCAATTACTTGACGCATTTTGGGGGACGGGGAGCTTCACCTGCCATCTCAACGTCCGGGTAAGGTCGTTTACTCGGTGTGTTTTGTGCGACGACTTTGGTTGTCTTAGAGGAAGGGGCCAATTTTTTCTTGACCTCTGCCGGGACGACCACGTCCGCCTGTTTCAGTACCCGAACACCTAAGAAAGTGAAATCTCGTTAGCAAAACCATTCAAATGTTTGAAGAATAAAGGTAGAAATAGGGGAATACCTTGGGGCGCCTCTTTAGATTGAAGGGCGGAGGTTTTCTTGGGCCGGCCACCAAAAATTTTGTTGACTACTTCCTCGATCGAAGAGCCAAAGAAGTTATGCGTATATTCTTCCTACCAGTCGTTGAAGATATCGATGCCGAGAGATTCAGGGATAGTTGGTCGAATGCCAAAATTTCTTACACCGT
This window contains:
- the LOC139191796 gene encoding uncharacterized protein, with the translated sequence MLSSVTQVIAETDVICYMLTCLIVNGRIDKWMLALFEFSLQYVPQKAVKGQALADFLAHHPSPYAFGGNAVDIGLIQTRDNYWTMYFDGFSTSVSAGVGIVVQSSTHNHWYFSLKLDFECTNNQAKYEALVIGLSVLHDLWATHVLVLDDSELVINQLNGTFHCMSCTLALYHMIASYLAESFDIVTFKHISRVHSIDADELAQIASEAQLMGGKLA